Below is a window of Hyalangium ruber DNA.
AGCCGGGACCGAGGCCCGCTCGCTACTTCCAACCAGTTGGAAGTGGCCACTCGCCCGGCCCGAATGTGCTCGAACTGCTCCTGAAGCCCTGTGACATTGGCCGAGTAGGTCAGTCCTCGCGAGCCTCCTCGGTCCCTCGGCTCCCGCCCCCTGCTCTTGAACGTGCCCCAGTTCTACCTATGCGCGAGAGGTCCGTCTGGATCGCCTCGAACTGCTCCAGGGCCGCACGCAGGTCGTCCACAATCTCCCCGGCAATGACATCTGGAGCAGGCAGGTTCGCTGAGTCCTCCAACGACTCGTCCTTGAGCCAGAAGATGTCCAGGCTCACCTTGTCCCGCTGGAGCAGTTCCTCGTACCCATACGAGCGCCAGCGCCCCTCCGGAGCCTTCTTCTCGGACCACGTCGCCTTGCGCTGGTGCCGGTTCTCCGGCAGGTAGCAGGCAACGAACTCGTCGAGATCCGCCCGCTTCAGCGGGTTCGTCTTCAGCGTGAAGTGCTTGTTCGTGCGCAAGTCATAGACCCAGAGCTTCTCGGTCCACGGCTTCTCCCGGCCTGGCTTCTTCTCGAAGAACAGCACGTTCGCCTTCACGCCCTGCGCGTAGAAGATGCCCGTCGGCAACCGCAGCAGCGTATGCACGTCGCACTCGTGGAGCAGCTTGCGGCGAATCGTCTCCCCCGCTCCGCCCTCGAAGAGCACGTTGTCGGGCACCACCACCGCCGCCCGCCCGTTCACCTCCAGCAGCGTCTTGATGTGCTGCACGAAGTTGAGCTGCTTGTTGCTCGTGGACGCCCAGAAGTCGTCGCGCACGACGGTGAGGGCCTCTTTCTCCTGCTCGCCCTCATCGTTGATGACGGTAACGGAGGACTTGCGGCCAAAGGGCGGATTGGAGAGCGCGATCTTCCACCGCTTGCCCGGGTCGCTGCGAATGGCGTCATCCACTACAACGATGGGAGTCTCATCCCCGCCAATGCCGTGGAGAAGCAGGTTCATCGTGCATAGACGGGCGGGCGTATCGGCGATCTCCCACCCCCGCAGCGCCTCCAGCTTGAGGTGCTTCTTCTGGTCCTTGTCGAGCCTGTTGTTCCTGGCAATGTAGTCGTGGGCCGCGAGCAGGAAACCACCGGTACCAACGGCCGGGTCCACGAGGGTCTCCCCCGGTTTGGGCTGCACCACGTCCACGATGGCGCGGATCAACGCTCTCGGGGTGAAGTACTGCCCGGCCCCGGATTGGGTGGCCGTCTTCTCCAGCAGGCCCTCGTAGGCGTCCCCCTTCACGTCGGCGTCGAGGCTCGACCACTGCTCGCGGTCCAGCAGGTCTACGATGAGGCGGCGGAGCTTCGCCGGGTCTTGAACCTTGTTCTGGGCCTTGCGGAAGATGAGCCCCAGCGTCCCCTTCGACTTGCCTAGATTCTCCAGCAGGCGGCGGTAGTGGGTTTCGAGCGCGTCGCCCTCCTTGCTCATCAGGCTGGGCCAGTCGAAGCCCTTGGGGACGGGCGATGGACGGTTCCATGGAGCCTGGGTCTGCTCGTGGGCCATCTTGAGGAAAAGCAAGAACGTGAGTTGCTCGATGTAGTCTCCGTAGGAGAGGCCATCGTCCCTGAGGACATCGCAGTAGTTCCAGAGCTTCTGGACGATTTGAGCCGAGTGGTTGCTCATCGTGTTGCCTTCATTTTGGGGACAGCGGTGGTCTGCTTGACTCGGCCCTGTTTGGTTAGGGACTTGTTCTCCACGGCGGCAGAGATACTCTCAAGGAGCTTTGAGGAGGGTTCGTCCCGCGGGTCTTGAGGAACCAGCGAGCCCTCGAAAGCAGTCTTTAGGACCGCTTGTCGCAGGCGGGTAGCGCGAGTCTCATTCGACATGAGAGTGAGTTCGATCGCATCACCAACGGAGAGTCTGCTTTCCGCCTCGAAGATGATTCGTTGCTGTTCCGAGAGAGGAGGCAGCGGAACGGGCATCTCTGATACGTCAGCGAGACTGAAATTGGCCCGCGCGACATCAACTTT
It encodes the following:
- a CDS encoding class I SAM-dependent DNA methyltransferase; translated protein: MSNHSAQIVQKLWNYCDVLRDDGLSYGDYIEQLTFLLFLKMAHEQTQAPWNRPSPVPKGFDWPSLMSKEGDALETHYRRLLENLGKSKGTLGLIFRKAQNKVQDPAKLRRLIVDLLDREQWSSLDADVKGDAYEGLLEKTATQSGAGQYFTPRALIRAIVDVVQPKPGETLVDPAVGTGGFLLAAHDYIARNNRLDKDQKKHLKLEALRGWEIADTPARLCTMNLLLHGIGGDETPIVVVDDAIRSDPGKRWKIALSNPPFGRKSSVTVINDEGEQEKEALTVVRDDFWASTSNKQLNFVQHIKTLLEVNGRAAVVVPDNVLFEGGAGETIRRKLLHECDVHTLLRLPTGIFYAQGVKANVLFFEKKPGREKPWTEKLWVYDLRTNKHFTLKTNPLKRADLDEFVACYLPENRHQRKATWSEKKAPEGRWRSYGYEELLQRDKVSLDIFWLKDESLEDSANLPAPDVIAGEIVDDLRAALEQFEAIQTDLSRIGRTGARSRAGGGSRGTEEARED